One segment of Drosophila ananassae strain 14024-0371.13 chromosome 3R, ASM1763931v2, whole genome shotgun sequence DNA contains the following:
- the LOC6498209 gene encoding B9 domain-containing protein 2 has protein sequence MAEVHIIGQILKAVDFAEPHLYCKWCLQSGNAWRLVQGEVQGQSPVASHRLQNCSDFVQPLDIHLSSAAIQGWPRLLVEVYAVNVLQQSWPVGYGFAHIPTTPGAHRLEIATWKVAPSGWWQSLRERFGGGGAALSKTDLLFSGVERYKLQTLTSGKVIVDLKLIFRRFEDYGVEFK, from the exons ATGGCGGAGGTGCACATAATCGGACAAATACTGAAAGCAGTTGATTTCGCGGAGCCTCATTTGTACTGCAAGTGGTGCCTGCAAAGCG GCAACGCCTGGCGTCTGGTGCAGGGCGAGGTGCAGGGACAGAGCCCTGTGGCGTCGCACCGGCTGCAGAACTGCTCCGACTTTGTTCAGCCACTTGACATCCACCTGAGCAGCGCCGCCATTCAGGGTTGGCCCCGACTCCTGGTGGAAGTATACGCCGTCAACGTCCTGCAACAGTCCTGGCCCGTGGGCTACGGCTTCGCACACATCCCGACTACGCCCGGAGCACATCGACTTGAGATTGCCACCTGGAAGGTTGCACCTAGCGGCTGGTGGCAGAGCTTGCGGGAGAGGTTCGGCGGTGGAGGAGCTGCCCTGAGCAAAACGGATCTCCTTTTCTCTGGAGTGGAAAG GTACAAGCTACAAACTCTCACCTCTGGCAAGGTAATCGTTGATCTGAAGTTGATATTCCGAAGATTCGAGGACTACGGAGTGGAGTTTAAGTAA
- the LOC6498210 gene encoding tectonic: MDRRFLLVLLGGLVLPVLTIKIGISHDINETVIPSRSTRIESLSTTPLPDPNDAISSANPMPEVASSPSNLFPPRPQNRARTTSVPATSTTKASIAETTQVPPSKPIPTHPPNYYCSCDVQAGRCNLNCCCDHDCNSEVRKVFSCLSSTTSPEVQAKLEDFQYNHGLPSCQINDGWLCVFRSNLKPTNVPALSLNLNADSQKKWPDLEAYDGNPIETRSSSLYYKFGEPLQLWQPESNELTTLELPISYESSQCKLKQAVRHLQSVSSHCPMKDANQLQESLWDIMNFTSTSQLLGKPRDPEETEHDGITIQVCQRDVGGKTVCEKQGNETQLDALPEALELQFIHNFTNILEAKLIIGPSASWTEDENEPVWLTYEVTFISVNEPIAKPTSGPLGYLPSSPLIVSKSLPLNSSGDQQVLSYYQDSKEFHWLPLLSRKPKSRICQRKLDEDKALRFGVNLQKECHLTKAAPLLQETANHTEYCQELQTEIWAMLLPHNVTHLDDIGQVYISQMGKPQPKKWLPIQLHYPGNANEVPNVHGVYDDQQQSLSCRNIFLSVKYEFHMAEMTLLEGAATYQNVLHHASLVLGQRHDLEFDSNEQQVALPLSISVMFYNMQKKVSINGAQLYLANPFLSILITYWMFTFI; this comes from the coding sequence ATGGACCGTCGATTCCTTCTCGTTTTGCTTGGTGGCCTTGTATTGCCGGTCTTAACCATTAAAATAGGCATTTCGCACGACATCAATGAAACTGTGATTCCGTCGCGATCTACTCGAATAGAGTCCCTATCAACCACACCTCTTCCAGACCCCAATGATGCGATAAGTTCTGCTAATCCAATGCCAGAAGTGGCCAGTTCTCCGAGTAATTTGTTCCCGCCCCGCCCCCAAAATAGAGCTAGGACCACGTCGGTTCCGGCAACCAGCACTACGAAAGCCTCCATCGCAGAAACCACTCAAGTCCCTCCTTCGAAACCGATTCCTACTCATCCTCCTAACTACTACTGCTCCTGCGATGTCCAGGCCGGTAGGTGCAACCTCAATTGCTGCTGTGACCACGATTGCAACTCGGAGGTTCGAAAGGTTTTTAGCTGTCTTTCGAGCACAACCTCCCCGGAAGTTCAAGCCAAGCTGGAAGACTTTCAATACAACCATGGTCTGCCCTCCTGCCAGATCAACGATGGATGGCTGTGTGTTTTTCGCAGCAACTTGAAGCCAACTAATGTTCCAGCCCTAAGCTTAAACCTCAATGCTGACTCTCAAAAGAAATGGCCGGATTTGGAAGCCTATGATGGCAACCCCATAGAGACCCGATCCTCCAGTTTGTACTACAAATTTGGAGAGCCCCTTCAACTCTGGCAACCTGAAAGTAATGAGCTGACTACCTTAGAGCTCCCGATTTCCTACGAAAGCTCTCAGTGCAAATTGAAACAAGCCGTCCGTCACCTGCAATCAGTTTCCAGTCACTGTCCGATGAAGGATGCTAATCAGTTGCAGGAAAGTCTCTGGGATATAATGAATTTTACAAGCACCAGTCAATTGCTAGGAAAACCCCGAGATCCCGAGGAAACGGAGCATGATGGAATAACCATACAAGTCTGCCAAAGAGATGTTGGTGGCAAAACGGTTTGTGAAAAGCAAGGAAATGAGACCCAATTGGATGCTCTACCAGAAGCTTTGGAACTGCAGTTTATCCACAATTTTACAAACATTCTCGAGGCCAAGCTAATAATTGGACCAAGTGCTTCATGGACCGAGGATGAAAATGAGCCTGTTTGGCTAACCTACGAAGTAACTTTTATCTCCGTAAACGAACCTATCGCCAAACCCACTTCAGGTCCACTCGGTTACCTTCCCAGTTCTCCGCTGATTGTCTCTAAAAGTTTGCCTCTTAACAGTAGCGGAGATCAGCAAGTCCTGAGCTATTATCAGGACTCGAAAGAGTTCCATTGGCTTCCCTTGCTTTCCCGCAAGCCGAAGAGCAGGATCTGTCAAAGAAAACTGGACGAAGATAAAGCTCTTCGATTCGGCGTGAATCTGCAAAAGGAGTGCCATCTTACCAAGGCTGCACCTCTTCTCCAGGAAACAGCCAATCATACAGAGTACTGCCAAGAGTTGCAGACGGAGATCTGGGCCATGTTACTACCCCACAACGTAACCCACCTGGACGACATTGGCCAGGTGTACATCTCGCAGATGGGCAAACCTCAACCAAAAAAGTGGCTGCCCATACAACTTCACTATCCAGGGAATGCCAATGAAGTTCCTAACGTACATGGTGTCTACGATGATCAACAGCAAAGCCTTAGTTGTCGCAACATCTTCTTGAGCGTGAAGTATGAGTTCCACATGGCCGAGATGACATTACTGGAAGGAGCAGCCACTTATCAAAATGTCCTGCATCACGCTAGCCTGGTCCTGGGTCAGCGGCATGATCTGGAGTTCGATTCTAACGAACAGCAAGTCGCCCTGCCTCTGAGCATATCCGTCATGTTCTACAACATGCAGAAGAAAGTATCCATTAATGGGGCACAGCTTTACCTTGCGAATCCTTTCTTGTCGATTTTAATTACATATTGGATGTTTACCTTTATTTAA
- the LOC6498208 gene encoding testis-specific serine/threonine-protein kinase 3 has product MAAAPKRKPDGGGVIGASSSQDLVTDQNSGRRQEQKVYTFNNERPPPKPPGTPGLQAKPDDKTKPQKTILEEHGIILGKVIGTGNYAKVKIGFSEEYGKRVAVKIISKVKAPSEYTQKFLPREIEAVKGLHHENLITFYQSIETSHRVYLIMQLAENGTLLDYVRERKFLDEPQSRTLFKQLVSAVEYIHSKGVVHRDIKCENLLLDENWNLKLIDFGFARKDTRTPDNQVILSKTFCGSYAYASPEILKGVAYDPFMSDIWACGVVCYAMVFGRLPYDGSNVHILLKRINQSLVFPKSPSASSECKHMIMHILAPVKIRYNVPQIKEDPWYSLK; this is encoded by the exons ATGGCGGCAGCGCCAAAAAGAAAACCCGACGGAGGCGGTG TTATTGGTGCTAGTTCGTCGCAAGACCTTGTAACCGATCAGAACTCTGGTCGACGCCAGGAGCAGAAAGTCTATACCTTTAACAACGAGCGGCCGCCACCGAAGCCACCAGGAACACCTGGCTTACAGGCAAAGCCCGATGATAAGACCAAGCCTCAGAAAACCATTCTCGAAGAACATGGCATCATTCTGGGGAAGGTGATCGGCACTGGGAACTATGCCAAGGTTAAGATCGGATTCTCCGAGGAGTACGGCAAACGTGTGGCGGTCAAGATCATATCCAAGGTGAAGGCCCCCTCCGAGTACACACAAAAATTCTTACCACGCGAAATCGAAGCCGTAAAGGGTCTCCATCATGAAAATCTGATAACCTTCTATCAAAGCATCGAGACCAGTCATAG GGTGTATCTGATTATGCAGTTGGCGGAAAATGGAACGCTCTTAGACTACGTGCGGGAACGAAAGTTCCTGGACGAGCCGCAGTCGCGAACCCTTTTCAAACAACTGGTGAGTGCCGTGGAATACATTCACAGCAAGGGCGTGGTGCATCGGGACATCAAGTGCGAGAACCTGCTTCTGGATGAGAACTGGAATCTGAAACTCATCGATTTCGGGTTTGCACGCAAGGATACGCGAACACCAGACAACCAAGTGATCCTCTCGAAAACTTTTTGCGGAAGCTATGCCTACGCTAGTCCTGAGATTCTAAAGG GTGTGGCCTATGATCCTTTTATGTCGGATATTTGGGCCTGTGGAGTCGTTTGCTATGCCATGGTCTTTGGACGATTGCCCTACGACGGCTCCAACGTACACATCCTGCTGAAGAGGATAAACCAATCACTGGTGTTCCCTAAATCCCCATCAGCCTCCAGTGAATGCAAGCACATGATCATGCACATACTGGCTCCTGTCAAGATCCGATACAATGTGCCACAAATCAAGGAAGACCCATGGTATTCGCTAAAGTAG